In Deinococcus gobiensis I-0, one genomic interval encodes:
- a CDS encoding transketolase family protein, whose product MSTETMTPQAATFDNRQAFAEELIRLAREDRRIVAVCNDSVGSSNLGAFQKEFPERLINVGIAEQDMVGVGAGLANAGFIPFVCAAGPFLSGRALEQIKADVAYSNFHVVLCAMSPGMAYGELGPTHHSIEDLAWINAIDNMTLLMPADAQQTRQAVQWSAENGRPVYMRVGRFKVPAVTPQDEPFEVGKAVQVREGRDVTLIGAGTTVSRALEAAELLAAQGYSARVLNMATIKPLDEDAVVRAARETGRIVTAEEATTHGGLGSMVAHVLALHHPTPMRTLGVTGFAPTGSAEYLLEHFGLTARGIADAALELL is encoded by the coding sequence ATGAGCACGGAAACCATGACACCCCAGGCGGCGACCTTCGACAACCGGCAGGCCTTTGCCGAAGAACTCATCCGCCTCGCCCGCGAAGACCGCCGCATCGTCGCGGTCTGCAACGACTCCGTGGGGTCGAGCAACCTCGGCGCCTTCCAGAAGGAATTTCCGGAGCGGCTGATCAATGTCGGCATCGCGGAGCAGGACATGGTGGGGGTCGGTGCGGGCCTGGCCAACGCGGGCTTCATTCCTTTCGTCTGCGCCGCCGGTCCCTTCCTGAGTGGCCGCGCGCTCGAACAGATCAAGGCCGACGTCGCCTACTCCAATTTCCATGTGGTGCTGTGCGCCATGAGTCCGGGGATGGCCTACGGCGAACTCGGGCCGACGCACCACTCCATCGAGGACCTGGCCTGGATCAACGCCATCGACAACATGACCCTGCTCATGCCGGCCGACGCGCAGCAGACCCGTCAGGCCGTGCAGTGGAGCGCCGAAAACGGCCGGCCGGTGTACATGCGGGTGGGACGTTTCAAGGTGCCGGCCGTGACCCCGCAGGACGAACCCTTCGAGGTGGGCAAGGCGGTGCAGGTCCGGGAGGGCCGGGACGTGACCCTGATCGGGGCCGGCACCACCGTCTCGCGCGCGCTGGAGGCCGCCGAACTGCTCGCCGCCCAGGGCTACAGCGCCCGCGTGCTGAACATGGCGACCATCAAACCGCTCGACGAGGACGCGGTCGTGCGCGCCGCGCGGGAGACGGGCCGCATCGTGACCGCCGAGGAGGCGACCACGCACGGCGGCCTGGGGTCCATGGTCGCCCACGTCCTGGCCCTGCATCACCCCACCCCCATGCGGACCCTGGGCGTCACCGGTTTTGCCCCCACCGGCAGCGCCGAATACCTGCTCGAACACTTCGGGCTGACCGCGCGCGGCATCGCCGACGCCGCCCTGGAGCTGCTGTAA
- a CDS encoding FGGY-family carbohydrate kinase has translation MDASAPDCVLAIDQGTSGTKCLLVDGAGRIVARGHAPLSEQHPQPGWVNQNPEELWQSVQAAVRACLQGQEPSRVRAVGLSTQRESYLLWDRRGGQAISPLISWQDQRAPLSEELRRPETGQLVRSRSGLPLDPMFSASKAAWLLDTYDPERERSGRGEWCLGTVDSWLLFRMTGEHLTELGNASRTQLLNVHTAEWDPELLRLFRVPRAALPELRPSNGPFPALRGLAPLPDGTPIRAVLGDSHAALFAHGAFSPGAVKATYGTGSSVMGLLHDAQQLDPGLCLTVAWSMGDQVQLAAEGNVRSTGAGLKWVAELLGLSPAELAALARTVGHSPVTLVPGFGGLGAPWWDEGAVGLISNLTLGSTRADLAFAAVDSIAQQVSDVVEAVNRSVGQIQVLYTDGGATANPDLMQRQADLIDTAVLRSENAELSALGAAHLAGLGAGLWDAQALRDLPRERQTFRPQITAAERLRLRRVWREAVDRARTPQPASPDAAALTSQATRY, from the coding sequence ATGGACGCTTCCGCCCCTGACTGCGTGCTGGCGATCGACCAGGGCACCAGCGGCACCAAATGCCTGTTGGTGGACGGCGCCGGCCGGATCGTCGCGCGGGGTCACGCTCCCCTTTCCGAACAGCATCCCCAGCCGGGATGGGTCAACCAGAACCCCGAGGAACTCTGGCAGAGCGTGCAGGCAGCCGTCCGGGCGTGCCTTCAGGGGCAGGAACCGTCGCGGGTCCGGGCTGTGGGCCTGAGCACCCAGCGGGAATCCTACCTGCTCTGGGACCGGCGCGGCGGCCAGGCCATCTCCCCGCTGATCAGCTGGCAGGACCAGCGCGCCCCGCTCTCCGAGGAACTGCGCCGGCCGGAAACGGGGCAACTGGTCCGCAGCCGCAGCGGCCTGCCCCTAGACCCTATGTTCTCGGCCAGCAAGGCGGCCTGGCTGCTCGACACCTACGATCCGGAGCGCGAACGCAGCGGACGCGGCGAGTGGTGCCTGGGCACGGTGGATTCCTGGCTGCTGTTCAGGATGACGGGCGAGCACCTCACCGAACTCGGCAACGCCTCGCGCACGCAGCTCCTGAACGTCCACACCGCCGAGTGGGACCCCGAACTCCTGCGGCTGTTCCGGGTGCCGCGCGCCGCGCTGCCCGAACTGCGGCCGAGCAACGGGCCCTTTCCCGCCCTGCGCGGTCTGGCCCCCCTGCCCGACGGCACGCCCATCCGGGCCGTGCTGGGCGACTCGCACGCGGCGCTGTTCGCCCACGGGGCCTTCAGCCCGGGCGCGGTCAAGGCGACCTACGGCACGGGCTCCTCGGTGATGGGGCTGCTCCACGACGCGCAGCAGCTCGATCCGGGACTGTGCCTGACCGTCGCCTGGAGCATGGGCGATCAGGTCCAGCTGGCGGCCGAGGGCAACGTCCGTTCGACCGGGGCCGGCCTGAAATGGGTCGCGGAGCTGCTGGGTCTGAGTCCGGCCGAACTCGCGGCCCTCGCCCGCACGGTCGGGCACAGCCCGGTCACGCTCGTTCCGGGCTTCGGCGGCCTCGGCGCGCCCTGGTGGGACGAGGGCGCGGTGGGCCTGATCAGCAACCTCACCCTGGGCAGCACCCGCGCGGACCTGGCCTTCGCCGCCGTCGATTCCATCGCCCAGCAGGTCAGCGACGTGGTCGAGGCCGTCAACCGCAGCGTGGGCCAGATTCAGGTGCTCTACACCGACGGTGGAGCGACGGCCAACCCGGACCTGATGCAGCGTCAGGCCGACCTCATCGACACGGCGGTGCTGCGTTCCGAGAACGCCGAACTCTCCGCACTGGGCGCGGCGCACCTGGCAGGCCTCGGGGCAGGGCTCTGGGACGCTCAGGCGCTGCGCGACCTGCCCCGCGAGCGGCAGACCTTCCGGCCCCAGATCACCGCTGCCGAACGTCTGCGGCTACGCCGCGTCTGGCGGGAGGCCGTCGACCGGGCCCGCACGCCCCAGCCCGCGTCTCCGGACGCCGCTGCGCTGACCTCCCAGGCCACGAGGTACTGA
- a CDS encoding SDR family NAD(P)-dependent oxidoreductase, with product MEQLSRFEGQAVVVTGASRGLGRGIAQRFAQEGANVVVASNEEGVHEVAAELEALGVQALAVVCDVTQKAQVEDLYAQAVGRFGRVDVSVQNAGVITIAKVEDLSESEWDLVLDVNTKGVFLCCQAAARHMLRQGQGRLINTASGQARDGFIYTPHYAASKMGVVGITQSLAKELATRGVTVNAICPGIIATDMWQYNDEHWGRLLGSQGQGQLMQAWATEKIPMQRVGTPEEVAGLVAFLASRDAAYITGQTINIDGGLIMS from the coding sequence ATGGAACAGCTCAGCCGATTTGAGGGTCAAGCCGTCGTCGTGACCGGTGCCAGCCGGGGTCTGGGGCGCGGCATCGCCCAGCGTTTTGCCCAGGAGGGCGCGAACGTCGTGGTCGCCTCGAACGAGGAAGGGGTCCACGAGGTCGCGGCCGAACTGGAAGCCCTGGGCGTGCAGGCCCTGGCCGTCGTCTGCGACGTGACCCAGAAGGCGCAGGTCGAGGACCTCTATGCCCAGGCCGTCGGCCGCTTCGGCCGCGTGGACGTGTCCGTACAGAACGCCGGGGTCATCACCATCGCCAAGGTGGAGGACCTGAGCGAGTCGGAATGGGACCTCGTCCTCGACGTGAACACCAAGGGGGTGTTCCTGTGCTGCCAGGCGGCGGCGCGGCACATGCTGCGTCAGGGCCAGGGCCGCCTGATCAACACCGCGTCCGGGCAGGCGCGCGACGGCTTCATCTATACCCCGCACTACGCCGCGTCCAAAATGGGCGTGGTCGGCATCACCCAGAGCCTCGCCAAGGAACTGGCGACGCGCGGCGTGACGGTCAACGCGATCTGTCCGGGCATCATCGCCACGGACATGTGGCAGTACAACGACGAACACTGGGGCCGCCTGCTGGGCAGCCAGGGCCAGGGCCAGCTCATGCAGGCCTGGGCGACGGAAAAGATTCCGATGCAGCGCGTGGGAACCCCCGAGGAGGTCGCCGGACTGGTGGCGTTCCTGGCCTCGCGGGACGCCGCTTACATCACCGGACAGACCATCAACATCGACGGCGGCCTGATCATGTCCTGA
- a CDS encoding sugar-binding transcriptional regulator, translating into MASLPDPSSDLLRLMAKIAHLYHGRGLKQPEIASQLGLSQARVSRLLKQAEQVGIVRTTVHPPLGVFTDLEEQLEQKYGLREAVVVDTGNEEEAVIPFLGVSAAVYLQTALVGARRIGISSWSETLLATVNAMRPVAQSSTTQVVQVLGGLGTPSSQAHATRLTERFAQLLDAQALFLPVPGVVGSAEARAALMQDPHVREVFGTFDDLSLVLLGIGSLDPSKLIRESGNVVSPADQEALRRAGAVGDVCQRFFDGQGHYTPVPLSGRILGIGAEQLRRVPRRVGVAGGRSKFFAIQAAARGGWIDTLITDHHMAQRLLQA; encoded by the coding sequence ATGGCTTCACTCCCGGACCCCTCCTCCGACCTCCTGAGACTGATGGCGAAGATCGCGCATCTCTACCACGGGCGCGGCCTCAAGCAGCCGGAAATCGCCTCGCAGCTCGGCCTCTCGCAGGCCCGCGTCTCCCGGCTGCTCAAACAGGCCGAACAGGTGGGGATCGTGCGCACGACGGTGCATCCCCCCCTGGGTGTCTTTACCGACCTCGAAGAGCAGCTCGAACAGAAATACGGCCTGCGCGAAGCCGTGGTGGTCGACACCGGCAACGAGGAGGAGGCGGTGATCCCCTTTCTGGGCGTGAGCGCCGCCGTCTATCTCCAGACCGCGCTGGTCGGGGCGCGCCGGATCGGCATCTCGTCGTGGAGCGAGACGCTGCTCGCCACGGTCAACGCCATGCGGCCGGTGGCGCAGAGCAGCACCACGCAGGTCGTGCAGGTGCTCGGGGGGCTGGGTACGCCCAGCTCGCAGGCGCACGCCACGCGCCTGACCGAACGCTTCGCGCAGCTGCTCGACGCCCAGGCGCTCTTCTTGCCGGTGCCCGGCGTCGTGGGCTCGGCCGAGGCGCGCGCCGCGCTCATGCAGGACCCCCACGTCCGGGAGGTCTTCGGGACCTTCGACGACCTCTCGCTCGTGCTCCTGGGGATCGGGAGCCTGGACCCCTCCAAGCTGATCCGCGAGAGCGGCAACGTGGTGAGCCCGGCAGACCAGGAAGCCCTGCGGCGCGCCGGCGCGGTCGGAGACGTCTGCCAGCGGTTTTTCGACGGCCAGGGGCACTACACGCCTGTGCCGCTGAGCGGCCGCATCCTGGGCATCGGGGCCGAGCAGCTGCGCCGCGTGCCGCGCCGGGTCGGCGTCGCGGGGGGCCGCAGCAAGTTTTTCGCCATTCAGGCCGCCGCCCGTGGGGGCTGGATCGACACCCTGATCACCGATCACCACATGGCCCAGCGTCTCCTCCAGGCCTGA
- a CDS encoding sugar ABC transporter substrate-binding protein, translated as MTRTRIAALGLSTLTLLLAAAPVQAQAAGKKVTIGLAVANLQANFFNQIKQSVERTAKAQGITVITVDAKGDSATQVSQIQDLVARNVDAIIYIPAGATAAAVPVRTARAAGIPVVNVDRNAAGAPGDTFIATDSVAAAQTLGDYVCKQTGGKGNVAIIQGQLGTTPEQDRDKGFSQALAKCTGLKVVAKQASNAWAQDEGFNIAQDMLQKTPDITVFFGRADALALGAAQAAKVAGLGGKVMVVGFDGDTAGLQAVQSGTLSATMTQRTQYMGQLAVKSALDLINKKSVPKVQLQAATLTTKANVAPFLKTHP; from the coding sequence ATGACCCGTACCCGCATCGCTGCCCTCGGCCTGTCCACCCTCACCCTGCTGCTCGCGGCCGCTCCCGTACAGGCGCAGGCCGCCGGCAAGAAGGTCACCATCGGGCTGGCCGTCGCCAACCTGCAGGCCAACTTCTTCAACCAGATCAAGCAGTCGGTCGAGCGTACGGCCAAGGCGCAGGGCATCACCGTGATCACCGTGGACGCCAAGGGCGACTCGGCCACGCAGGTCAGCCAGATCCAGGACCTCGTCGCCCGCAACGTGGACGCCATCATCTACATCCCTGCCGGGGCCACCGCCGCCGCCGTGCCGGTGCGCACCGCGCGCGCCGCCGGTATCCCGGTCGTGAACGTCGACCGCAACGCCGCCGGCGCTCCCGGCGACACCTTTATCGCCACCGACAGCGTAGCGGCCGCCCAGACGCTCGGGGACTACGTGTGCAAGCAGACCGGCGGCAAGGGGAACGTGGCGATCATCCAGGGCCAGCTGGGCACCACCCCCGAGCAGGACCGCGACAAGGGCTTCAGCCAGGCGCTCGCCAAATGCACGGGCCTCAAGGTGGTCGCCAAGCAGGCCAGCAACGCCTGGGCACAGGACGAGGGCTTCAACATCGCGCAGGACATGCTCCAGAAGACCCCGGACATCACCGTCTTCTTCGGCCGCGCCGACGCCCTGGCCCTGGGGGCCGCGCAGGCCGCCAAGGTCGCCGGACTGGGCGGCAAGGTGATGGTGGTCGGCTTCGACGGCGACACCGCCGGCCTGCAGGCCGTGCAGTCGGGCACCCTCAGCGCGACCATGACCCAGCGCACCCAGTACATGGGCCAGCTCGCGGTCAAGTCGGCGCTCGACCTGATCAACAAGAAGTCGGTGCCGAAGGTCCAGTTGCAGGCGGCCACCCTGACCACCAAGGCCAACGTCGCGCCCTTCCTCAAGACGCACCCCTGA
- a CDS encoding SDR family oxidoreductase: MTLFSLQGQTAFVTGAGSGIGQRIAVGLAEAGADVACFDLPGSADLGRTAEQIGALGRRALVLSGSVTQAEDLAAALARTEAELGPVSVAVNSAGIANAFPAEEMELAQWQRMLDINLTGVFLSCQAEARVMLPRGKGTIINIASMSGDIVNRGLLQAHYNTSKAGVIHLTRSLAMEWATRGVRVNAISPGYTLTPMNLRPEVAEQRKVFETETPLGRMATVDEMVGPAVFLASQASSFCTGIDLLVDGGFTCW, encoded by the coding sequence ATGACTCTCTTTTCTTTGCAGGGACAGACGGCTTTCGTGACGGGGGCAGGCAGCGGGATCGGGCAGCGCATCGCGGTGGGGCTGGCCGAGGCCGGGGCGGACGTGGCCTGTTTCGACCTGCCGGGCAGCGCCGACCTGGGCCGCACGGCCGAGCAGATCGGGGCCCTGGGCCGCCGCGCGCTGGTCCTCAGCGGCAGCGTCACGCAGGCGGAGGACCTCGCGGCCGCGCTGGCCCGCACCGAAGCCGAACTCGGCCCGGTCAGCGTCGCGGTGAACAGTGCCGGCATCGCCAACGCCTTTCCGGCCGAGGAGATGGAACTGGCGCAGTGGCAGCGCATGCTCGACATCAACCTCACCGGGGTCTTCCTGTCCTGCCAGGCCGAAGCGCGCGTCATGCTGCCGCGTGGTAAGGGCACCATCATCAACATCGCGTCCATGTCGGGCGACATCGTCAACCGGGGCCTGTTGCAGGCGCACTACAACACCTCCAAGGCGGGCGTCATCCACCTCACGCGGAGTCTGGCGATGGAGTGGGCGACGCGGGGGGTGCGCGTCAACGCCATCAGCCCCGGCTATACCCTCACCCCCATGAACCTGCGCCCCGAGGTGGCCGAGCAGCGCAAGGTCTTCGAGACGGAAACGCCCCTGGGCCGGATGGCGACCGTGGACGAGATGGTCGGCCCGGCCGTGTTCCTGGCCTCGCAGGCCTCGTCCTTCTGCACCGGCATCGACCTGCTGGTGGACGGCGGATTCACCTGCTGGTAG
- a CDS encoding ABC transporter permease produces MQSPLLKAGPSPVKTPWWRGLLGTSGPLIGLILLFGVMSVATDSFLSVRNLLNVLDQMTVLGILAIGMTLVIVIGGIDLSVGAVLALSMMVMGWLANTHGWPFPLAILAALVVGGLCGLISGLLVTRLKLPAFIATLALLSVARGLANIITNGEQIVGYPEWFTNLAIVRHLGFLSATVALLILLALATAAFLRYRASGRSLYAIGGSPEVARLAGISVRRVSTWVYVASGVLAGLAGVVLAARLDSSQPSAGTGYELDAIAAVVIGGASLAGGVGSVGGTIIGVFIIGILRNGLNLIGVSPFIQQIIIGVVIAIAVSIDTLRRRER; encoded by the coding sequence ATGCAATCGCCCCTGCTCAAAGCCGGTCCTTCGCCTGTCAAGACGCCGTGGTGGCGGGGTCTGCTGGGAACCAGCGGCCCGCTGATCGGCCTGATCCTGCTGTTCGGCGTGATGTCGGTCGCCACGGACTCGTTCCTCTCGGTGCGCAACCTCCTCAACGTCCTCGACCAGATGACGGTCCTGGGCATCCTGGCCATCGGCATGACGCTCGTCATCGTCATCGGGGGCATCGACCTGTCGGTCGGCGCGGTCCTCGCCCTGTCCATGATGGTCATGGGGTGGCTGGCCAACACCCACGGCTGGCCCTTTCCGCTCGCCATCCTCGCCGCGCTGGTGGTCGGCGGCCTGTGCGGCCTGATCTCGGGGCTGCTCGTCACGCGGCTGAAGCTCCCGGCCTTCATCGCCACCCTGGCCCTGCTGTCGGTGGCGCGCGGCCTGGCGAACATCATCACCAACGGCGAACAGATCGTGGGTTATCCCGAGTGGTTCACCAACCTCGCCATCGTCCGGCACCTGGGTTTCCTGTCGGCCACCGTGGCCCTCCTGATCCTCCTGGCCCTGGCGACCGCCGCCTTCCTGCGCTACCGCGCGTCGGGCCGCAGCCTGTACGCCATCGGCGGCAGCCCCGAGGTCGCGCGTCTGGCGGGCATCTCGGTGCGCCGGGTCTCCACCTGGGTCTACGTGGCCTCGGGGGTGCTCGCCGGCCTGGCCGGGGTGGTCCTGGCGGCCCGGCTGGATTCCTCGCAGCCCAGCGCCGGCACCGGCTACGAACTCGACGCCATCGCCGCCGTGGTCATCGGCGGGGCCAGCCTGGCCGGCGGGGTGGGCAGCGTGGGCGGCACGATCATCGGGGTGTTCATCATCGGCATCCTCCGCAACGGCCTGAACCTGATCGGCGTGTCGCCCTTTATCCAGCAGATCATCATCGGCGTCGTCATCGCCATCGCCGTCTCCATCGATACCCTCCGTCGCCGCGAACGCTAG
- a CDS encoding alpha/beta hydrolase, with protein sequence MTSPPFAQAAFELPLWPQGVPDPVAGGRPERWFTSAPGAPFHYRQVRNVTEPTLIAFLPDPAQATGAAVIVCPGGGHHTLAIDHEGSDVARWLAARGVAAFVLKNRLIPTPDRDEDFETRMQHVMAHTGELEALVAAHLPHLLRDGERAVALVRGHAAEWGLRADCVGMLGFSAGGHLAAMVTLRGAPGQRPDFLAPIYGSMWGPVTAPQNPPPLFLAYSNDDPLGDFVIGANLELYRAWRGAAPVELHAYAQGGHGFGLHAWGLASDHWPEQFRLWLGERLASRLRNG encoded by the coding sequence GTGACCTCGCCGCCGTTCGCGCAGGCGGCCTTCGAGCTGCCCCTGTGGCCGCAGGGGGTGCCCGACCCGGTCGCGGGCGGGCGGCCGGAACGCTGGTTCACCAGTGCGCCGGGCGCGCCCTTTCACTACCGGCAGGTGCGCAACGTCACCGAGCCGACCCTGATCGCCTTTCTGCCCGACCCGGCGCAGGCGACCGGCGCGGCGGTGATCGTCTGTCCGGGCGGCGGGCACCATACCCTCGCCATCGACCATGAGGGCAGCGACGTGGCGCGCTGGCTCGCGGCTCGCGGCGTGGCGGCCTTCGTCCTGAAGAACCGGCTGATTCCCACCCCCGACCGCGACGAGGACTTCGAGACACGGATGCAGCACGTCATGGCGCACACCGGCGAACTCGAAGCGCTCGTCGCGGCGCACCTGCCCCACCTGCTCCGGGACGGCGAGCGCGCCGTGGCCCTGGTCCGCGGGCACGCCGCCGAATGGGGGCTGCGCGCCGACTGCGTGGGGATGCTGGGCTTCTCGGCCGGGGGCCACCTCGCGGCGATGGTCACCCTGCGCGGCGCGCCCGGACAGCGGCCGGATTTTCTCGCGCCCATCTACGGCTCGATGTGGGGGCCGGTGACCGCCCCGCAGAATCCGCCGCCCCTGTTCCTCGCGTACAGCAACGACGATCCCCTGGGCGACTTCGTGATCGGGGCGAATCTGGAGCTGTACCGGGCCTGGCGCGGGGCCGCCCCTGTGGAACTTCATGCCTACGCGCAGGGCGGCCACGGCTTCGGGCTCCATGCCTGGGGCCTGGCCAGCGACCACTGGCCCGAGCAGTTCCGGCTCTGGCTCGGGGAACGGCTGGCGTCCCGACTCCGGAACGGCTGA
- a CDS encoding alpha/beta hydrolase — protein MTFHDRTDPECRPVLSAAAAQMLENPWPADPAGRRKIGDALLAAQTATAPEGVIWDDLRVPGLSGEPDVPVRLYRPASAPHPGPGVLFIHGGGMWAGSIAHEHVQAATLSAALGAVVVSVGYRLAPEAPYPAAVHDCFGTLVWMAGHAGDLGFDPSRLAVTGGSAGGGLALAVALLARDRGGPALRYVMAQYPMIDDRSETASALEFDDLGVVWDRRKNVEAWNWYLAGQAADLYAAPARASTAQLAGLPPTFLDVGELDPFRDEDIAFATRLMQAGVPTELHVYPGAFHGSEHMVPDAELSVRIHQTRLAALRRALRSSPPPAGVAADSAAPELAR, from the coding sequence ATGACCTTCCATGACCGAACTGACCCGGAGTGCCGCCCCGTCCTGAGCGCCGCCGCCGCACAGATGCTCGAGAACCCCTGGCCCGCCGACCCGGCCGGGCGCCGGAAGATCGGGGACGCCCTGCTCGCCGCCCAGACGGCGACCGCCCCCGAGGGCGTGATCTGGGACGACCTCCGCGTGCCCGGCCTGAGCGGCGAGCCCGACGTGCCGGTGCGGCTCTACCGGCCGGCCTCCGCCCCGCACCCCGGTCCGGGCGTGCTATTCATCCACGGGGGGGGCATGTGGGCGGGCAGCATCGCCCACGAACACGTGCAGGCCGCCACCCTGAGCGCGGCGCTAGGAGCCGTGGTCGTCTCGGTCGGCTACCGCCTGGCCCCCGAAGCGCCGTATCCGGCCGCCGTCCACGACTGCTTCGGGACGTTGGTCTGGATGGCCGGGCACGCCGGTGACCTCGGCTTCGACCCCAGCCGGCTCGCGGTGACGGGCGGCAGCGCCGGGGGCGGCCTCGCCCTGGCGGTCGCCCTCCTGGCCCGCGACCGGGGAGGCCCGGCCCTGCGCTACGTGATGGCCCAGTACCCGATGATCGACGACCGCAGCGAGACCGCCTCGGCCCTGGAATTCGACGACCTGGGCGTGGTCTGGGACCGCCGCAAGAACGTCGAGGCCTGGAACTGGTACCTCGCCGGACAGGCCGCCGACCTTTACGCCGCCCCTGCCCGCGCCAGCACCGCGCAACTGGCCGGGCTGCCCCCCACCTTTCTGGACGTGGGGGAACTCGACCCCTTCCGGGACGAGGACATCGCCTTCGCCACACGGCTCATGCAGGCCGGAGTGCCTACCGAGCTGCACGTCTATCCCGGCGCCTTCCACGGGTCCGAGCACATGGTCCCGGACGCCGAACTCAGCGTGCGCATCCACCAGACCCGGCTGGCTGCCCTGCGCCGCGCGCTGCGGTCCTCGCCCCCACCTGCAGGCGTCGCCGCCGACTCCGCCGCGCCGGAGCTGGCCCGGTGA
- a CDS encoding sugar ABC transporter ATP-binding protein has translation MTASVHTPPLPQGPAQGQQGGLCIRGVGKRYGQNVVLEHIDLDVRPGEVVALLGENGAGKSTLSSIIAGLVRPDFGQLTWQGQPYAPVSPGDAIGQGIGLIHQETKLLDSLSIAENVFLGRLLTKGGRIDRKTMEERAEAQLRRLGLNVPATRTVGTLRVAAKQQVEIAKALTLNARLLILDEPTAALGSEETDHLFAQVEALKAQGVSFIYISHRLEEIARIADRIVVLRDGRLVAQHESSQVPVRMLVEQMVGRSVDRLFPPLGQPQPQDVLAVEHLTSATGAFSDISFSVRAGEVFGIAGIVGAGRTELVRAIAGADPIKSGRVSVGGRALRLREPSDAIRAGVVLVPEDRKGQGVILKDSIADNLSLANLDRLSRSGWLSPGRARSFAQSAIERLGVKGRIDDSAGRLSGGNQQKVVISKWISRDPKVFILDEPTRGIDVGARAAIYEVIADLARGGMAVVVVSSDLEEVLGLAHRVMVLARGRNMGILDHGRATGVAVMELATA, from the coding sequence ATGACCGCATCCGTCCACACGCCCCCCCTGCCGCAAGGACCGGCCCAGGGCCAGCAAGGAGGCCTGTGCATCCGTGGAGTGGGCAAACGGTACGGCCAGAACGTCGTGCTGGAACACATCGATCTGGACGTGCGTCCCGGTGAGGTCGTGGCGCTGCTGGGCGAGAACGGCGCGGGGAAATCGACCCTCTCCTCGATCATCGCCGGCCTGGTCCGGCCCGATTTCGGCCAGCTGACCTGGCAGGGCCAGCCCTACGCACCGGTCTCGCCGGGGGACGCCATCGGTCAGGGCATCGGCCTGATCCACCAGGAGACGAAGCTCCTCGACAGCCTGAGCATCGCCGAGAACGTGTTTCTGGGCCGCCTGCTGACGAAAGGGGGCCGCATCGACCGCAAGACGATGGAGGAGCGGGCCGAGGCCCAGCTGCGGCGTCTGGGCCTGAACGTCCCGGCGACGCGCACCGTGGGCACCCTGCGTGTGGCGGCCAAGCAGCAGGTCGAGATCGCCAAGGCCCTGACCCTGAACGCCCGGCTGCTCATCCTCGACGAGCCCACGGCCGCCCTCGGCAGCGAGGAGACGGACCACCTCTTCGCCCAGGTCGAGGCGCTCAAGGCGCAGGGGGTGTCGTTCATCTACATCAGCCACCGCCTGGAGGAGATCGCGCGGATCGCCGACCGGATCGTCGTGCTGCGCGACGGCCGGCTGGTCGCCCAGCACGAGTCCTCGCAGGTGCCGGTGCGCATGCTGGTCGAGCAGATGGTCGGCCGCAGCGTGGACCGGCTGTTTCCCCCGCTGGGACAGCCGCAGCCCCAGGACGTGCTGGCCGTGGAGCACCTGACCTCCGCGACCGGGGCCTTCAGCGACATCAGCTTCAGCGTCCGGGCCGGAGAAGTCTTCGGCATCGCGGGCATCGTCGGGGCGGGGCGCACCGAGCTGGTCCGGGCCATCGCGGGGGCCGACCCCATCAAGAGTGGCCGGGTCAGCGTGGGCGGCCGGGCGCTGCGGCTGCGCGAGCCCAGCGACGCCATCCGGGCCGGCGTGGTCCTGGTTCCGGAAGACCGCAAGGGCCAGGGCGTCATCCTCAAGGACAGCATCGCGGACAACCTCAGCCTCGCCAATCTCGACCGGCTCTCCCGCAGCGGCTGGCTCTCGCCGGGCCGCGCCAGGAGTTTCGCGCAGAGTGCCATCGAGCGTCTGGGGGTCAAGGGCCGCATCGACGACAGCGCGGGCCGACTGTCGGGGGGCAACCAGCAGAAGGTGGTGATCTCCAAGTGGATCAGCCGTGATCCCAAGGTCTTCATCCTCGACGAACCCACCCGGGGCATCGACGTCGGGGCCCGCGCGGCGATCTACGAGGTCATCGCCGATCTGGCGCGCGGCGGCATGGCCGTCGTGGTGGTCAGTTCGGACCTCGAGGAAGTGCTGGGCCTGGCCCACCGCGTCATGGTGCTGGCCCGGGGCCGCAACATGGGCATTCTGGACCATGGACGCGCCACCGGGGTCGCGGTCATGGAGCTGGCGACGGCGTGA